A part of Octopus sinensis linkage group LG7, ASM634580v1, whole genome shotgun sequence genomic DNA contains:
- the LOC115214069 gene encoding ankyrin repeat and SOCS box protein 3 isoform X2, which produces MGSFIKDAAGKNDTDLLQVALSGFHGEFCTDDLNEALIRAANSGHYECVQLLLDAEADVDTVDLDGDSSLVLASAKNFLKVAKLLINYGCNINLASHCGQTALHMAAYHQNKQLVELLLSTSSDVNLKNRYGDTPLILAVMVNSIEITKLLIKSGADVNASNLDNATSLHSAAKNGTVELTEYLINSGADINAQNMWGYTPLLQASMENRPEIVQMLIDFNCDVHCSCHAKKTSLHYAANKGHVECVRILLAAGCNPNKCDFHGSTPLMEAAVYARTDVIKLLLHAGGDATIKGGTALAGRWTKALPFRAALSHGNLELTKVLFLAGGISLSELQSVVHSGVISKQTESIVIKEWLQQVASTPLALSHLCRLIIRQSMCAPVAKWTHLLPIPKTLQDYLNYMDIQ; this is translated from the exons ATGGGAAG ttttataaaagATGCTGCCGGTAAAAATGATACAGACTTGCTGCAGGTTGCTCTATCTGGCTTTCATGGAGAGTTCTGTACTGATGACTTAAATGAAGCACTAATCAGAGCAGCAAACTCTGGTCATTATGAATGTGTACAGTTGCTATTGGATGCAGAAGCAGATGTGGACACTGTAGATTTAGATGGAGATTCCAGCCTGGTATTAGCTTCTGCCAAAAATTTTCTCAAGGTTGCCAAGCTTTTGATTAATTATGGCTGCAATATTAACTTGGCCAGTCATTGTGGGCAAACTGCTCTCCATATGGCTGCCTACCACCAAAACAAACAACTGGTTGAGCTACTCTTGAGCACCAGCAGTGATGTTAATTTGAAGAATCGCTATGGTGACACACCTCTAATTTTGGCTGTTATGGTCAACAGCATTGAGATAACCAAACTGTTAATTAAATCTGGTGCAGATGTCAATGCAAGCAATTTGGATAATGCAACTTCACTACACTCTGCTGCAAAGAATGGGACTGTGGAATTAACAGAGTATCTCATCAATTCTGGTGCCGACATCAATGCTCAAAACATGTGGGGTTACACACCACTTTTGCAGGCCTCCATGGAGAACCGTCCAGAAATTGTACAAATGCTTATAGACTTCAATTGTGATGTCCACTGCTCATGTCACGCAAAGAAGACATCATTGCATTATGCTGCAAACAAGGGACATGTTGAATGTGTAAGAATTTTACTGGCAGCTGGTTGTAACCCCAACAAATGTGATTTTCATGGCAGCACACCTCTGATGGAAGCTGCTGTGTATGCCCGTACTGATGTCATAAAGTTACTTCTTCATGCTGGTGGGGATGCTACAATTAAAGGGGGTACAGCATTAGCTGGTAGATGGACAAAAGCTCTTCCATTTAGGGCAGCCCTGTCCCACGGGAATCTTGAACTTACAAAGGTTCTGTTTCTTGCCGGTGGGATCAGTCTTTCGGAACTGCAGTCAGTAGTGCATTCAGGGGTTATTTCGAAACAGACAGAAAGCATTGTGATAAAGGAGTGGCTACAGCAGGTAGCCTCCACACCACTCGCCCTCTCACACTTGTGTCGGTTGATCATTCGCCAGTCAATGTGTGCACCAGTGGCGAAATGGACTCATCTTCTTCCCATTCCCAAGACACTGCAGGATTACCTCAACTATATGGACATACAATGA
- the LOC115214069 gene encoding ankyrin repeat and SOCS box protein 3 isoform X1: protein MLPFLRYKCRCSFRCTPESYNSLSVMGSFIKDAAGKNDTDLLQVALSGFHGEFCTDDLNEALIRAANSGHYECVQLLLDAEADVDTVDLDGDSSLVLASAKNFLKVAKLLINYGCNINLASHCGQTALHMAAYHQNKQLVELLLSTSSDVNLKNRYGDTPLILAVMVNSIEITKLLIKSGADVNASNLDNATSLHSAAKNGTVELTEYLINSGADINAQNMWGYTPLLQASMENRPEIVQMLIDFNCDVHCSCHAKKTSLHYAANKGHVECVRILLAAGCNPNKCDFHGSTPLMEAAVYARTDVIKLLLHAGGDATIKGGTALAGRWTKALPFRAALSHGNLELTKVLFLAGGISLSELQSVVHSGVISKQTESIVIKEWLQQVASTPLALSHLCRLIIRQSMCAPVAKWTHLLPIPKTLQDYLNYMDIQ, encoded by the exons GTATAAATGCCGCTGTAGTTTTAGATGTACCCCAGAATCTTACAATTCGTTATCGGTCATGGGAAG ttttataaaagATGCTGCCGGTAAAAATGATACAGACTTGCTGCAGGTTGCTCTATCTGGCTTTCATGGAGAGTTCTGTACTGATGACTTAAATGAAGCACTAATCAGAGCAGCAAACTCTGGTCATTATGAATGTGTACAGTTGCTATTGGATGCAGAAGCAGATGTGGACACTGTAGATTTAGATGGAGATTCCAGCCTGGTATTAGCTTCTGCCAAAAATTTTCTCAAGGTTGCCAAGCTTTTGATTAATTATGGCTGCAATATTAACTTGGCCAGTCATTGTGGGCAAACTGCTCTCCATATGGCTGCCTACCACCAAAACAAACAACTGGTTGAGCTACTCTTGAGCACCAGCAGTGATGTTAATTTGAAGAATCGCTATGGTGACACACCTCTAATTTTGGCTGTTATGGTCAACAGCATTGAGATAACCAAACTGTTAATTAAATCTGGTGCAGATGTCAATGCAAGCAATTTGGATAATGCAACTTCACTACACTCTGCTGCAAAGAATGGGACTGTGGAATTAACAGAGTATCTCATCAATTCTGGTGCCGACATCAATGCTCAAAACATGTGGGGTTACACACCACTTTTGCAGGCCTCCATGGAGAACCGTCCAGAAATTGTACAAATGCTTATAGACTTCAATTGTGATGTCCACTGCTCATGTCACGCAAAGAAGACATCATTGCATTATGCTGCAAACAAGGGACATGTTGAATGTGTAAGAATTTTACTGGCAGCTGGTTGTAACCCCAACAAATGTGATTTTCATGGCAGCACACCTCTGATGGAAGCTGCTGTGTATGCCCGTACTGATGTCATAAAGTTACTTCTTCATGCTGGTGGGGATGCTACAATTAAAGGGGGTACAGCATTAGCTGGTAGATGGACAAAAGCTCTTCCATTTAGGGCAGCCCTGTCCCACGGGAATCTTGAACTTACAAAGGTTCTGTTTCTTGCCGGTGGGATCAGTCTTTCGGAACTGCAGTCAGTAGTGCATTCAGGGGTTATTTCGAAACAGACAGAAAGCATTGTGATAAAGGAGTGGCTACAGCAGGTAGCCTCCACACCACTCGCCCTCTCACACTTGTGTCGGTTGATCATTCGCCAGTCAATGTGTGCACCAGTGGCGAAATGGACTCATCTTCTTCCCATTCCCAAGACACTGCAGGATTACCTCAACTATATGGACATACAATGA
- the LOC115213924 gene encoding methionine aminopeptidase 1, whose translation MAARVCETPGCNNDARLQCPTCIKLDIIGSYFCTQECFKKGWNDHKQLHKKAKEKNLTQSVYNPWPNYRFTGPLRPYQQSPKRIVPDLIPRPDYADQAEGIPISERQMKETTGIKVLNEEEQEGMRLACRLGREVLDVAAKAIQVGVTTDEIDRIVHEACIDRDCYPSPLNYYEFPKSCCTSVNEVICHGIPDMRPLQDGDILNIDVTVYHKGYHGDLNETFFVGQVSEASKELVKTTYKCLELAINEVRPNVRYREIGNIIQQNAQAHGFSVVRGYCGHGIHQLFHTSPSVPHYAKNKAIGVMKPGHCFTIEPMISEGTWRDETWPDGWTAVTLDGKRSAQFEHTLLVTETGCEVLTKRLTNDGQPHFFDQL comes from the exons GAATGCTTTAAAAAAGGGTGGAATGATCACAAGCAGTTACACAAAAAAGCAA aagaaaaaaacttAACTCAAAGTGTATATAATCCATGGCCTAATTATCGGTTTACTGGCCCACTCCGACCATATCAACAG aGTCCCAAGAGAATAGTACCAGATCTTATCCCAAGGCCTGATTATGCAGATCAGGCAGAAG GAATACCAATCTCAGAACGACAAATGAAAGAGACTACTGGTATTAAAGTCTTGaatgaagaagaacaagaaggaaTGCGTTTAGCCTGCCGG CTCGGTAGGGAGGTGTTGGATGTTGCTGCCAAGGCAATACAAGTTGGAGTCACTACAGATGAGATAGATCGAATTGTGCATGAG GCTTGTATAGACCGTGATTGTTATCCATCTCCTCTTAATTATTATGAATTTCCCAAATCTTGTTGTAC GTCTGTTAATGAAGTCATCTGCCATGGCATCCCTGATATGAGACCACTTCAAGATGGAGATATTTTGAACA TCGATGTAACAGTGTATCATAAAGGTTATCATGGAGACCTGAATGAAACGTTTTTTGTTGGCCAGGTTAGTGAAGCCAGCAAAGAACTGGTAAAAACTACCTATAAGTGCCTGGAATTAGCTATTAATGAAG TGCGACCTAATGTCCGTTACCGTGAAATAGGTAACATCATCCAACAAAACGCTCAGGCTCATGGATTTTCTGTGGTTCGTGGTTATTGTGGACATGGCATTCACCA gTTGTTCCATACTTCACCAAGTGTACCTCACTATGCTA aaaacaaaGCTATAGGTGTGATGAAGCCTGGCCACTGTTTCACCATTGAACCCATGATTTCTGAAG GAACATGGAGGGATGAAACTTGGCCTGATGGTTGGACTGCTGTCACACTTGATGGTAAAAGGTCAGCTCAGTTTGAACATACGCTTCTTGTCACTGAGACTGGCTGTGAAGTGTTGACTAAACGACTAACAAATGATGGACAGCCGCATTTTTTCGACCAGTTGTAG